TTACATCACCAGCCATCAGATGAATCATTGTATCGCTCTTATGATCACCATGGCCTGCTTCATGACTACTATTTTCTTTCTTCGCATCTTCCACTTTCGCATTACCTACAGCAACTTTTACTTCTGGCATAACGTGCATTTCACGTGCATTTGTATGTGCAATAATATGGTATACACCATCAGATGGGAATGTTTTCTCTACAGCATAAACACCTTTTCCTTTATGCTTACCATTTAACATTTCATGTTTTTCGTCGCCATCTTTCCAAATCTCAAACTTCACATCGTCAGCATCTGTTACTTTTTCTTTTCCTTGTGTAACAAGTGCTTGTACTTCTGTTTTTTCACCTGGCTTAATTTCTTTCGGATTTGTTTGAACAGCTACTTTTACTTCTTCAAGTTTTTCTTTCTTTGGTTCTTCTTTGTTTGTATTACAGCCAGCCAATGCTAGCATCGCGATAAATAACGTAATAACTAGTTTCTTCATCTTCGTTTCCTCCTTCATACTTTACTTAGTATAGAGGAAATACATTGTAATATTCTAGTCTTCTGCT
The DNA window shown above is from Bacillus clarus and carries:
- a CDS encoding FixH family protein, encoding MKKLVITLFIAMLALAGCNTNKEEPKKEKLEEVKVAVQTNPKEIKPGEKTEVQALVTQGKEKVTDADDVKFEIWKDGDEKHEMLNGKHKGKGVYAVEKTFPSDGVYHIIAHTNAREMHVMPEVKVAVGNAKVEDAKKENSSHEAGHGDHKSDTMIHLMAGDVKANAESTMKVHLKQKEEALTGAEVQLEIWKDGVEKHEFIPAKEGDKGEYVSKHTFKENGAYKVKVHVRKGELHEHKEETVEVK